The following are from one region of the Candidatus Binatia bacterium genome:
- a CDS encoding TIGR03084 family metal-binding protein: MLQVGQDLRDEAEELNTFLETLDKRDWTRATPFKNWTPWDVVAHLHFFDEVSLLSLNDPDAFATCRDDLVAKMAKGITLADEAKRVLGGLDAETLRTKWIESCREMADALGASEPKRRLPWFGPDMGVPMFTTARYMETWAHGQDIYDLLHHPRAQTDRIKHIAVIGMKTFGWTFVNRGEEIPGPPPYVRIDSPSGGVWEWGDPSDEEYVRGSAVEFCHVVTQGRNVADTSLAVKGPVATYWMSIAQCFAGAAVDPPKPGERLG, from the coding sequence ATGCTGCAAGTCGGCCAGGACCTCCGCGACGAGGCGGAGGAGCTGAACACATTCCTCGAAACCCTCGACAAGCGAGATTGGACCCGCGCCACCCCGTTCAAGAACTGGACGCCGTGGGATGTCGTCGCCCATCTGCACTTCTTCGACGAGGTCTCGCTCCTCTCTCTGAACGACCCCGACGCGTTCGCAACCTGCCGTGACGATCTCGTTGCCAAAATGGCGAAGGGCATCACCCTTGCCGACGAAGCCAAGCGCGTTCTGGGCGGACTCGATGCCGAGACGCTCCGAACGAAGTGGATCGAGAGCTGCCGCGAAATGGCGGATGCGCTGGGCGCCTCGGAGCCGAAGCGGCGACTCCCCTGGTTCGGACCGGACATGGGCGTCCCGATGTTCACGACCGCGCGCTACATGGAGACGTGGGCGCACGGCCAGGACATCTACGATCTCCTTCATCATCCCCGCGCGCAGACCGACCGCATCAAGCACATCGCGGTGATCGGCATGAAGACCTTCGGCTGGACCTTCGTGAACCGCGGCGAAGAGATCCCCGGCCCGCCGCCGTACGTCCGGATCGATTCGCCCTCGGGTGGCGTGTGGGAATGGGGCGACCCCAGCGACGAAGAGTACGTCCGCGGAAGCGCCGTCGAATTCTGCCACGTCGTGACGCAGGGGCGTAATGTGGCCGACACGTCCCTTGCTGTGAAGGGCCCCGTCGCGACCTACTGGATGTCGATCGCGCAGTGCTTTGCCGGCGCGGCGGTCGACCCGCCGAAGCCCGGCGAACGCCTCGGCTGA